GGAAGGAGGGCTCAAGGAGATGCCCGACCAGAAGAAGGGGGGCAAGCCCCCCGGGGATGAAGCCCACGCCCCGGCCCGCCCTCAAGCGGGCCTCCTCCGGGCCGCTGTAACCGGCCCCGGCGCGGTGAAGAAGAAGGTAAAGCTCCAGAAGAGCCGCTTCGCGCCCTTTTTCGTCCCGGGCCCGCCGGAGGGCCAAGGCCTTCCCGGAGGCCCCGGGGGCAAGCCTCTGCACGCCCGAGTGGGAGGCCAGCGTGAGAAGGGCTCGCTCCACCTCGAGCGAGGCGGGCTCCCCGTAGACGTTCTCAAATATCCTCCGGTACGCCTTATCAAGGAGCGCGGAGAGCCGGGCACGCGCCGTCATGCCCTCAGTATAAAAGAATCCGGCGGCACGGTGCGGCGCAGCCCATCGTCTTTGCGTTGACAGCGGGTTCCCCTCCACCTACAATGGGGGCAAAAGCCGCGGGAGGTC
This sequence is a window from Nitrospirota bacterium. Protein-coding genes within it:
- a CDS encoding class I SAM-dependent methyltransferase, giving the protein MTARARLSALLDKAYRRIFENVYGEPASLEVERALLTLASHSGVQRLAPGASGKALALRRARDEKGREAALLELYLLLHRAGAGYSGPEEARLRAGRGVGFIPGGLAPLLLVGHLLEPSFQVADLGAANGLQGLLLQSIAPHRKTLQVELSGQMARTGRLYREALGMDPGRVEWFHGDILDAPLEETDLVYLYRPVRPVGEGNDFYRALAGRLSETRRIRYV